One Mycolicibacterium sarraceniae genomic window carries:
- a CDS encoding 5-(carboxyamino)imidazole ribonucleotide synthase, which produces MVGGGQLARMTHQAAIALGQSLRVLAVSPDDPAAQVTPDVVIGAHTDLEALRSAAAGAAALTFDHEHVPTELLDTLVAEGVTVAPPPQALVHAQDKLVMRRKLAALGAPIPRFTAVTSVDDVDTFAAEIGGPLVIKTVRGGYDGRGVVLARDPAHAREAVAGYLADGVAVMLEERVSMRRELSALVARSPFGQGAAWPIVETVQRDGICVTVVAPAPGLAEELAGAAEQLGLRLAAELGVVGVLAVELFETTEGALLVNELAMRPHNSGHWTMDGAVTSQFEQHLRAVLDYPLGDTRPFAPVTVMANVLGAPQAPAMGVDERLHHLFGRIPEAKVHLYGKEERPGRKVGHVNIVGAADSDANQVRERAERAAHWLSHAEWTDGWDGHA; this is translated from the coding sequence ATGGTCGGCGGCGGGCAGCTGGCCAGGATGACCCACCAGGCCGCGATCGCGCTCGGCCAGAGCCTGCGGGTACTGGCCGTGAGCCCCGATGACCCGGCCGCCCAGGTGACGCCCGACGTGGTGATCGGTGCCCACACCGACCTCGAGGCGCTGCGCAGCGCGGCCGCGGGCGCCGCCGCGCTGACCTTCGACCACGAGCACGTGCCCACCGAGCTGCTCGACACCCTGGTCGCCGAGGGCGTCACCGTCGCACCGCCGCCGCAGGCCCTGGTGCATGCGCAGGACAAGCTGGTGATGCGGCGCAAGCTGGCGGCTCTCGGCGCGCCGATCCCACGGTTCACCGCCGTGACCAGCGTCGATGACGTCGACACGTTCGCCGCCGAGATCGGCGGACCGCTGGTGATCAAGACCGTCCGGGGCGGATATGACGGCCGCGGCGTGGTGCTCGCGCGGGATCCGGCGCACGCGCGCGAGGCGGTCGCCGGCTATCTGGCCGACGGCGTGGCCGTGATGCTCGAGGAGCGGGTGTCGATGCGCCGCGAGCTCTCGGCGCTGGTGGCCCGGTCGCCGTTCGGTCAGGGTGCGGCGTGGCCGATCGTGGAGACCGTGCAGCGCGATGGGATCTGCGTCACGGTGGTGGCACCCGCACCGGGGTTGGCCGAGGAGCTCGCGGGGGCGGCCGAACAGCTGGGTCTGCGGTTGGCCGCCGAGCTGGGGGTGGTCGGCGTGCTGGCCGTCGAACTGTTCGAGACGACCGAGGGTGCGCTGCTGGTCAACGAATTGGCGATGCGGCCGCACAACTCCGGGCATTGGACCATGGATGGCGCGGTGACCAGCCAGTTCGAGCAGCATCTGCGGGCCGTCCTGGACTACCCGCTGGGCGACACCCGGCCTTTCGCGCCGGTGACGGTGATGGCAAACGTGCTCGGTGCGCCGCAGGCCCCCGCGATGGGTGTCGACGAGCGGCTGCACCACCTTTTCGGCCGGATTCCCGAGGCGAAGGTCCACCTATACGGCAAGGAAGAACGCCCGGGCCGCAAGGTGGGCCATGTCAATATCGTCGGCGCCGCCGATTCCGATGCGAATCAGGTGCGTGAACGTGCCGAGCGGGCGGCACACTGGTTGTCGCACGCAGAGTGGACGGACGGATGGGATGGGCATGCCTGA
- a CDS encoding GtrA family protein, whose product MSFADVTIARLPRPIRPFAERHHELIKFAIVGATTFIIDSAIFYTLKLTILEPKPVTAKVIAGIVAVIASYVLNREWSFRNRGGRERHHEALLFFGVSGVGVLLSMAPLWFSSYVLDLRVPHVSLTVENIADFLSAYLVGNLLQMAFRFWAFRRWVFPDEFGPSHDKGLESALTGGGLAEALEDEYESGGTVTPLRRRRPPRQLGNSSEPRVSKTS is encoded by the coding sequence GTGTCTTTCGCAGATGTCACGATCGCTCGGCTACCCCGACCGATCCGGCCCTTCGCCGAGCGGCATCACGAGCTCATCAAGTTCGCGATCGTCGGTGCGACGACGTTCATCATCGACTCTGCGATCTTCTACACACTCAAGCTGACGATTCTCGAGCCCAAGCCGGTCACCGCCAAGGTGATCGCGGGCATCGTCGCGGTGATCGCCTCCTACGTGCTGAACAGGGAATGGAGCTTCCGCAACCGCGGCGGACGCGAGCGGCACCACGAAGCACTGCTGTTCTTCGGCGTCAGCGGCGTCGGCGTGCTGTTGAGCATGGCCCCGCTGTGGTTCTCCAGCTACGTGCTGGATCTGCGCGTGCCGCACGTCTCACTGACCGTCGAGAACATCGCCGACTTCTTGTCGGCCTACCTCGTGGGCAACCTGCTGCAGATGGCGTTCCGGTTCTGGGCGTTCCGTCGCTGGGTATTCCCCGACGAGTTCGGGCCGAGCCACGACAAGGGGCTGGAATCCGCCCTTACCGGTGGCGGTTTGGCCGAGGCGCTCGAGGACGAGTACGAGTCCGGGGGCACCGTCACACCACTGCGGCGCCGTCGGCCGCCGCGTCAGCTGGGCAACTCTTCAGAACCCAGAGTGTCGAAAACTTCGTGA
- a CDS encoding PH domain-containing protein → MGYPENVLAANEQVVLHRHPHWKRLVGPVLVLLVATIAAAFVAALVNNTNWDATAKKVLFGVIAAIWLILVGWLTLWKFLNWLTTHFVITDRRVMFRHGLLTRSGIDIPLARINSVEFRHGLLDRMLRTGTLIIESASQDPLEFHDIPRVERVHSLLYHEVFDTLGSEELPS, encoded by the coding sequence ATGGGATATCCCGAAAACGTGCTGGCCGCCAATGAGCAGGTCGTGCTGCACCGTCACCCGCATTGGAAGCGTCTGGTCGGCCCGGTCCTCGTGTTGCTCGTCGCCACGATCGCCGCGGCGTTCGTGGCCGCGCTCGTCAACAACACCAACTGGGATGCCACCGCCAAAAAGGTCCTCTTCGGCGTCATCGCGGCGATCTGGCTGATCCTGGTCGGCTGGCTGACGTTGTGGAAGTTTTTGAATTGGCTCACAACGCATTTCGTGATCACCGACCGAAGGGTGATGTTCCGCCATGGACTGCTGACCCGCTCGGGCATCGATATCCCGTTGGCGCGCATCAACAGTGTGGAGTTCCGGCACGGCTTACTCGACCGCATGTTACGCACCGGCACCCTGATCATCGAGTCGGCGAGCCAGGATCCCCTTGAATTCCACGACATTCCCCGCGTGGAGCGGGTGCATTCACTGCTGTATCACGAAGTTTTCGACACTCTGGGTTCTGAAGAGTTGCCCAGCTGA
- a CDS encoding acyl-CoA carboxylase subunit beta, with protein MTSVKEPAAGHSIDIHTTAGKLADLRQRAEEAQHPVGETAVEKVHAKGKLTARERILALLDEGSFVELDALARHRSTNFGLAENRPVGDGVVTGYGTIDGREVCLFSQDATVFGGSLGEVYGEKIVKVQELAIKTGRPLIGINDGAGARIQEGVVSLGLYSRIFRNNILASGVIPQISLIMGAAAGGHVYSPALTDFVIMVDQTSQMFITGPDVIKTVTGEDVTMEDLGGAHTHMAKSGTVHYVASGEQDALDYVRDLLSYLPPNNYAEPPRYPAPPHPGAIEDNLTDEDLELDTLIPDSPNQPYDMHEVITRILDDDEFLEVQAGYAQNIIVGFGRIDGRPVGIVANQPTQFAGCLDINASEKAARFVRTCDCFNIPIVMLVDVPGFLPGTEQEYNGIIRRGAKLLYAYGEATVAKVTVITRKAYGGAYCVMGSKDMGCDVNIAWPTAQIAVMGASGAVGFVYRKELKDAAAEGKDVDALRLELQQTYEDTLVNPYIAAERGYVDAVIPPSHTRGYISTALRLLERKIAQVPPKKHGNIPL; from the coding sequence ATGACGAGCGTTAAGGAACCGGCGGCCGGCCACTCGATCGACATCCACACCACTGCAGGCAAGCTGGCCGACCTGCGCCAGCGTGCCGAAGAGGCGCAGCATCCGGTCGGTGAGACCGCCGTGGAGAAGGTCCACGCCAAGGGCAAGCTGACGGCGCGCGAACGCATCCTGGCGCTGCTTGACGAGGGCTCCTTCGTCGAGCTCGACGCGCTGGCCCGGCATCGCAGCACCAACTTCGGCCTGGCCGAGAACCGGCCCGTCGGCGACGGTGTGGTGACCGGCTACGGCACCATCGACGGCCGCGAGGTTTGCCTCTTCAGCCAGGACGCCACCGTGTTCGGCGGCAGCCTCGGCGAGGTCTACGGCGAAAAGATCGTCAAGGTCCAGGAATTGGCGATCAAGACCGGCCGCCCGCTGATCGGCATCAACGACGGCGCCGGTGCCCGCATCCAAGAGGGTGTCGTCTCCCTCGGCCTCTACAGCCGGATCTTCCGCAACAACATCTTGGCTTCGGGCGTGATCCCGCAGATCTCACTGATCATGGGTGCCGCCGCGGGCGGGCATGTCTACTCCCCCGCACTGACCGACTTCGTGATCATGGTCGATCAGACCAGCCAGATGTTCATCACCGGTCCCGACGTCATCAAGACCGTCACCGGTGAGGACGTCACCATGGAGGATCTGGGCGGCGCCCACACCCACATGGCCAAGTCGGGCACCGTGCACTATGTCGCCTCCGGCGAACAGGACGCGCTGGACTACGTCCGCGATCTGCTGAGCTACCTGCCGCCCAACAACTACGCCGAGCCGCCGCGCTACCCGGCACCACCGCACCCGGGCGCCATCGAGGACAACCTCACCGACGAGGACCTCGAGTTGGACACGCTGATCCCGGATTCGCCCAACCAGCCCTATGACATGCACGAGGTCATCACCCGCATCCTCGACGATGACGAGTTCCTCGAGGTGCAGGCCGGTTACGCGCAGAACATCATCGTCGGCTTCGGACGCATCGACGGCCGCCCGGTCGGCATCGTCGCCAATCAGCCCACCCAGTTCGCCGGCTGCCTGGATATCAACGCCTCCGAGAAGGCCGCCCGGTTCGTGCGGACCTGCGACTGCTTCAACATCCCGATCGTGATGCTGGTCGACGTTCCGGGCTTCCTGCCGGGCACCGAGCAGGAGTACAACGGCATCATCCGCCGCGGTGCCAAGCTGCTCTACGCCTACGGCGAGGCCACCGTCGCCAAGGTCACCGTCATCACCCGCAAGGCCTATGGCGGCGCCTATTGCGTCATGGGTTCCAAGGACATGGGTTGCGATGTCAACATCGCGTGGCCGACGGCCCAGATCGCCGTCATGGGTGCCTCGGGTGCGGTCGGCTTCGTCTACCGCAAGGAACTCAAGGACGCGGCCGCTGAGGGTAAGGACGTTGACGCCCTGCGCCTCGAATTGCAGCAGACCTACGAGGACACGCTGGTGAACCCGTACATCGCCGCCGAACGCGGTTATGTCGACGCGGTGATCCCCCCGTCGCACACCCGCGGCTACATCTCCACCGCGCTGCGGCTGCTGGAGCGCAAGATCGCCCAGGTTCCGCCGAAGAAGCACGGGAACATTCCACTGTGA
- a CDS encoding acyl-CoA carboxylase epsilon subunit has protein sequence MSKHEDITELSDPRDITLDNPEPPAPEIRIEKGNPSDEDIAALVTVLAAASGGTAAPGPQELNLWGHPVDKLRYGIASWQRVTLLERMHLRR, from the coding sequence ATGAGCAAGCACGAGGACATCACCGAACTCAGCGACCCGCGGGACATCACGCTGGACAATCCGGAGCCACCGGCACCGGAGATTCGGATCGAGAAGGGCAATCCGAGCGACGAGGATATCGCCGCTCTGGTGACCGTGCTGGCCGCTGCCAGTGGCGGCACCGCCGCACCGGGGCCGCAGGAGCTCAACCTGTGGGGCCACCCGGTCGACAAACTGCGCTATGGAATCGCCAGCTGGCAGCGGGTCACGCTGCTGGAGCGGATGCACTTGCGCAGATGA
- a CDS encoding Maf family protein has protein sequence MTRVILGSASTGRLGVLRSAGIAPLVVVSGVDEDGIVERLGTDAEPGDVVTALAQAKADAVRGVLDHDVAADCVVIGCDSMLNVDGQLSGKPGTPEQAVRQWDSMAGREGLLYTGHCVIRVLHGAAVHTATHAGVTRVRFAAPTPADLAAYLATGEPLQVAGAFTLDGFGGWFVEGIDGDPSNVIGLSLPLTHRLFTDVGLAIGDLWAANPVR, from the coding sequence ATGACGCGAGTCATCTTGGGCTCGGCGTCAACTGGCCGGCTGGGCGTACTGCGCAGCGCCGGTATCGCCCCCCTGGTCGTGGTCTCCGGCGTGGACGAGGACGGCATTGTCGAGCGTCTGGGAACCGACGCCGAACCCGGTGACGTCGTCACCGCGCTGGCACAGGCCAAGGCCGACGCCGTGCGCGGGGTTCTGGACCACGATGTCGCTGCGGATTGCGTTGTGATCGGCTGCGATTCGATGCTCAACGTCGACGGTCAACTCTCCGGTAAACCGGGAACCCCGGAACAGGCTGTGCGGCAATGGGATTCGATGGCCGGTCGGGAGGGATTGCTCTACACCGGACATTGCGTCATCCGGGTTCTGCACGGCGCCGCCGTTCACACCGCAACCCACGCGGGGGTCACCAGGGTCCGGTTCGCCGCCCCCACCCCAGCCGACCTCGCGGCCTACCTCGCCACCGGTGAGCCACTGCAGGTCGCCGGTGCCTTCACCCTCGACGGGTTCGGCGGCTGGTTCGTCGAGGGCATCGACGGCGACCCGTCCAATGTGATCGGCCTGAGCCTGCCGTTGACGCATCGCTTGTTCACCGACGTCGGGCTGGCGATCGGCGATCTGTGGGCGGCCAATCCGGTCCGCTGA
- a CDS encoding sulfurtransferase has translation MPLAADPSPVLKDYAHPERLVTADWLSAHLGTPGLAIVESDEDVLLYDIGHIPGAVKVDWHTDLNDPHVRDYINGAQFAELMNRKGISRDDTVVIYGDKSNWWAAYALWVFTLFGHQDVRLLNGGRDLWISDGRDTTLDVPNKTGTGYPVVERNDAAIRAYKDDVLGCLGHSTLIDVRSPQEYTGERTHMPDYPEEGALRGGHIPTAVSVPWAKAAEDSGRFRNRAELEEVYSFVEPGDDIIAYCRIGERSSHTWFVLTYLLGIPGVRNYDGSWTEWGNTVRVPVVAGAEPGSVPGAS, from the coding sequence GTGCCGCTTGCTGCAGATCCCAGCCCCGTCCTGAAGGACTACGCCCACCCCGAACGCCTCGTCACCGCCGACTGGCTGTCGGCGCATCTGGGTACGCCCGGACTGGCCATCGTGGAGTCCGACGAAGACGTGTTGCTCTACGATATCGGCCACATCCCCGGCGCGGTCAAGGTCGACTGGCACACCGACCTCAACGACCCCCACGTGCGGGACTACATCAACGGCGCACAGTTCGCCGAGCTGATGAACCGCAAGGGCATCTCCCGCGACGACACCGTCGTGATCTACGGCGACAAAAGCAACTGGTGGGCGGCCTACGCCCTCTGGGTGTTCACGCTGTTCGGTCACCAGGATGTCCGGCTGCTCAACGGCGGACGGGATCTGTGGATCTCCGACGGCCGCGACACCACCCTCGACGTGCCGAACAAGACCGGCACCGGCTATCCGGTCGTCGAGCGCAATGACGCTGCCATCCGGGCTTACAAGGACGATGTGCTTGGCTGCCTTGGCCATTCGACGCTGATCGATGTGCGGTCGCCGCAGGAGTACACCGGCGAGCGCACCCACATGCCGGACTACCCCGAAGAAGGTGCGCTGCGCGGCGGCCACATCCCCACCGCGGTGTCGGTGCCGTGGGCCAAGGCCGCCGAGGACAGCGGCCGGTTCCGCAACCGCGCCGAGCTGGAGGAGGTCTACTCCTTCGTCGAGCCCGGCGACGACATCATCGCCTACTGCCGTATCGGTGAACGGTCCAGCCACACCTGGTTCGTGCTGACCTACCTGCTCGGCATCCCCGGTGTGCGCAACTACGACGGCTCCTGGACGGAATGGGGCAACACGGTACGGGTGCCGGTCGTCGCAGGCGCTGAACCGGGATCCGTGCCCGGAGCCTCATGA
- a CDS encoding SufE family protein translates to MTVPAPLAEVVSDFGAVQGQDKLKLLLEFADELPALPSDLEEAAMEPVPECQSPLFLHVDASDTEHVRLFFSAPAEAPTTRGFASILAAGLDGQSAADILAVPDDFYSELGLAALISPLRLRGMSAMLARIKRRLRATT, encoded by the coding sequence ATGACGGTGCCCGCGCCGCTGGCTGAGGTCGTGTCCGACTTCGGTGCGGTGCAAGGTCAGGACAAGCTCAAGCTGCTGCTGGAGTTCGCCGACGAGCTACCGGCGTTGCCCTCCGACCTCGAAGAGGCGGCCATGGAGCCGGTACCGGAATGCCAGTCACCGCTCTTCCTGCACGTCGACGCCTCCGATACCGAGCATGTGCGGCTGTTCTTCAGCGCACCGGCCGAGGCGCCGACCACGCGTGGCTTCGCCTCGATTCTGGCGGCCGGGCTGGACGGCCAGTCGGCCGCCGATATCTTGGCGGTACCCGACGACTTCTACTCCGAGCTGGGCCTGGCGGCCTTGATTAGTCCACTGCGGCTGCGTGGCATGTCGGCGATGCTGGCGCGGATCAAGCGCCGTCTGCGGGCCACGACGTAG
- a CDS encoding acetyl/propionyl/methylcrotonyl-CoA carboxylase subunit alpha, with protein sequence MPTQTPSQTISKVLVANRGEIAVRVIRAARDAGLASVAVYAEPDADAPHVRLADEAFALGGQTSAESYLDFGKILDAAAKSGANAIHPGYGFLSENGDFAQAVLDAGLIWIGPSPQSIRDLGDKVTARHIAARAQAPLVPGTPDPVKDADEILAFAKEHGLPIAIKAAFGGGGRGMKVARTIEEIPELFDSATREAVSAFGRGECFVERYLDKPRHVEAQVIADQHGNVVVAGTRDCSLQRRFQKLVEEAPAPFLTDAQRKEIHESAKRICKEAGYYGAGTVEYLVGQDGLISFLEVNTRLQVEHPVTEETSGIDLVREQFRIANGEKLDITEDPTPRGHSIEFRINGEDAGRGFLPAPGPVNKFEPPTGPGVRLDSGVESGSVIGGQFDSMLAKLIVTGATRNEALQRAARALDEFTVEGLATVIPFHRAVVSDPAFIGDDNGFTVHTRWIETEWNNTIEPFTGGGPVDEEEAQPRQKVVVEVGGRRVEVSLPGDLALGNGSGPAESSAIRKKPKARKRGAHGGAAASGDAVTAPMQGTVVKVAVEEGQTVATGDLVVVLEAMKMENPVTAHKDGVITGLAVEAGAAITQGTVLAEIK encoded by the coding sequence GTGCCCACTCAGACGCCAAGTCAGACCATCTCCAAGGTCCTCGTTGCCAACCGCGGTGAAATCGCGGTCCGGGTGATCCGGGCGGCCCGGGACGCGGGATTGGCCAGCGTGGCGGTTTACGCCGAACCCGACGCCGACGCACCACACGTGCGGCTCGCCGACGAGGCGTTCGCGCTGGGCGGTCAGACCTCCGCGGAGTCCTACCTGGACTTCGGCAAGATCCTCGACGCCGCAGCCAAGTCCGGTGCCAACGCGATCCACCCCGGCTACGGATTCTTGAGCGAGAACGGTGACTTCGCCCAGGCCGTCCTCGACGCCGGGCTGATCTGGATCGGGCCGAGTCCGCAGTCCATTCGCGACCTGGGTGACAAGGTCACCGCCCGCCATATCGCCGCCCGCGCCCAGGCGCCGCTGGTGCCAGGCACCCCTGACCCGGTGAAGGACGCCGACGAGATCCTGGCCTTCGCCAAGGAACACGGCCTGCCGATCGCGATCAAGGCGGCGTTCGGTGGCGGCGGTCGCGGTATGAAGGTCGCCCGCACCATCGAAGAGATCCCCGAGCTGTTCGACTCGGCGACCCGCGAAGCGGTCTCCGCCTTCGGCCGCGGCGAGTGCTTCGTCGAGCGCTACTTGGACAAGCCGCGCCACGTGGAGGCGCAGGTGATCGCCGATCAGCACGGCAACGTGGTGGTCGCCGGCACCCGCGACTGCTCGCTGCAGCGCCGCTTCCAGAAGCTGGTCGAGGAGGCCCCGGCGCCGTTCCTGACCGACGCACAGCGCAAGGAGATCCACGAGTCGGCCAAGCGCATCTGCAAGGAGGCCGGCTACTACGGCGCCGGCACCGTCGAGTACCTGGTCGGTCAGGACGGCCTGATCTCGTTCCTCGAGGTGAACACGCGCCTTCAGGTGGAACACCCGGTGACCGAGGAGACCTCGGGTATCGACCTGGTCCGCGAGCAGTTCCGCATCGCCAACGGCGAAAAGCTGGACATCACCGAGGATCCCACCCCGCGTGGTCACTCCATCGAATTCCGGATCAACGGCGAGGACGCCGGCCGCGGCTTCCTCCCGGCACCCGGCCCGGTCAACAAGTTCGAGCCGCCGACCGGCCCAGGCGTGCGCCTGGACTCCGGTGTGGAGAGCGGTTCGGTGATCGGCGGACAGTTCGATTCGATGCTGGCCAAGCTGATCGTCACCGGCGCCACCCGCAACGAGGCGCTGCAGCGGGCCGCCCGCGCTCTGGACGAGTTCACCGTCGAGGGCCTGGCCACCGTCATCCCGTTCCACCGCGCGGTGGTCAGCGACCCGGCCTTCATCGGTGACGACAACGGTTTCACGGTCCATACCCGTTGGATCGAGACCGAGTGGAACAACACCATCGAGCCGTTCACCGGCGGTGGCCCGGTCGACGAAGAAGAAGCCCAGCCGCGACAGAAGGTCGTCGTCGAGGTTGGCGGCCGCCGCGTCGAGGTGTCGCTGCCCGGTGACCTGGCTCTCGGCAACGGCTCCGGTCCGGCCGAATCCAGCGCCATCCGCAAGAAGCCGAAGGCCCGCAAGCGTGGCGCGCACGGCGGCGCTGCCGCCTCGGGCGACGCGGTGACCGCGCCCATGCAGGGCACCGTGGTGAAGGTGGCGGTCGAAGAAGGTCAGACCGTGGCCACCGGCGATCTCGTCGTGGTGCTCGAGGCCATGAAGATGGAGAACCCGGTGACTGCGCATAAGGACGGTGTCATCACCGGGCTGGCCGTCGAGGCCGGTGCCGCGATCACGCAGGGCACCGTCCTGGCCGAGATCAAGTAA
- a CDS encoding DUF1707 SHOCT-like domain-containing protein, translating to MTEDPDRVRIGTAEREEAMGLLSRQFSEGRLNPDEFSERSAANAAATTGADLEPVLADLPARPGAATASGIERARAWLTLPILGILLYR from the coding sequence GTGACCGAGGATCCAGACCGGGTGCGGATCGGCACTGCCGAACGCGAAGAAGCCATGGGGTTGCTCAGCCGGCAGTTCTCCGAGGGCCGGCTCAACCCCGACGAATTCTCCGAACGCAGCGCGGCGAACGCCGCCGCAACGACCGGCGCCGATCTCGAGCCGGTCTTGGCCGACCTGCCGGCCAGACCCGGTGCGGCCACGGCCTCGGGCATCGAACGCGCCAGGGCCTGGCTGACCCTTCCGATCCTCGGCATCCTGCTCTACCGCTGA
- a CDS encoding glycosyltransferase family protein, with protein sequence MTTRLQIAGVLLAAGAGVRYGMPKVTAAQGKWLNVAVAAFDEGACDDVVVDIDTPTPSD encoded by the coding sequence ATGACGACGCGCCTGCAGATAGCCGGCGTACTGCTTGCCGCGGGCGCAGGTGTCCGGTACGGAATGCCTAAAGTCACTGCCGCTCAAGGTAAATGGCTGAATGTGGCGGTGGCCGCTTTTGACGAGGGGGCGTGCGACGACGTGGTGGTCGACATCGATACGCCTACACCGTCAGATTGA
- a CDS encoding STAS domain-containing protein, which yields MSVTHTTARFTTHWRDDTVGILIVEGELDASNSAAFADLVDECAAAGSHLVLDLSPLKFFGTAGFSALHTINVRCANASAGWAMVTGAAVSRLLRVCDPDHTLPVVESVPAAIELLDGEPRRLL from the coding sequence ATGTCTGTCACCCACACCACCGCACGCTTCACCACCCATTGGCGCGACGACACCGTCGGGATCCTCATTGTGGAGGGCGAACTTGATGCCTCCAACTCTGCGGCCTTCGCCGACCTTGTCGACGAGTGCGCCGCCGCGGGCTCACACCTCGTCCTCGATCTGAGCCCGCTGAAGTTCTTCGGGACAGCCGGTTTCTCGGCCCTGCACACCATCAACGTCCGATGCGCCAATGCCTCAGCGGGCTGGGCGATGGTCACTGGTGCTGCGGTATCCCGACTGCTGCGGGTTTGCGATCCCGACCACACGCTGCCGGTGGTCGAATCCGTCCCCGCGGCCATCGAGCTGCTCGACGGCGAACCCCGCCGGCTGCTCTAG
- a CDS encoding ATP-binding protein → MNDAESRGSVTQRGVSAVELKVAARLENLAVLRTVVGAVGTFEDLDFDAVADLRLAVDEACTRLIRSASPGATLVVVVDAQDDVVVVEASTTCDTSDVVSPGSFSWHVLSSLTDDVQTFHNGHEPGSDGQVFGITLTTRRAGSGR, encoded by the coding sequence ATGAACGATGCCGAAAGTCGAGGTAGCGTGACGCAACGTGGTGTCAGCGCTGTCGAGTTGAAGGTTGCTGCCAGGTTGGAGAACCTTGCTGTGCTGCGCACCGTGGTCGGCGCAGTCGGCACGTTCGAAGACCTGGATTTCGATGCCGTCGCCGATTTGCGGCTGGCGGTAGACGAGGCCTGCACCAGACTCATCCGCTCAGCGTCGCCAGGGGCGACATTGGTGGTTGTGGTCGACGCGCAGGACGACGTGGTCGTCGTCGAGGCCTCGACGACGTGCGACACCTCCGACGTGGTGTCCCCCGGCAGCTTCAGCTGGCACGTGCTGAGCTCGTTGACCGACGATGTGCAGACTTTCCACAATGGTCATGAACCCGGTAGCGACGGGCAGGTTTTCGGCATCACTTTGACCACGAGGCGGGCGGGCTCCGGGCGGTGA
- a CDS encoding Rho termination factor N-terminal domain-containing protein, producing the protein MSSAAAARSDVDDIRFFRPSRSCAYEGWTLPELKKRAKQLGISGYSGLSKENLISLIRSY; encoded by the coding sequence ATGTCGAGTGCAGCTGCGGCGAGATCCGATGTCGACGACATTCGGTTCTTTCGGCCCAGTCGGTCCTGCGCCTACGAGGGCTGGACCCTCCCTGAGCTCAAGAAGCGGGCGAAGCAGCTTGGAATTTCCGGGTATTCCGGGTTGAGCAAGGAAAATTTGATCTCACTCATCCGAAGTTATTGA
- a CDS encoding sensor domain-containing protein: MRLPPVLGVLGAAAVMLAGCAQTVGGTAVSNPAQGIKPLRADDTEQVLIGPAALHDIVGVKLQVDADQTRPIPGSSAVPACSALDAAGMAAFLGDEWLGLHVMLFTDGDRHDHVVAEAVAIYPEAASAASQFMTGTKNAKACDGQRALSTGGDAAWKFTVPDITADTVRWNKQQIGIPFNWTCHAEARLRNNAIVQAMACQGDDGGQVTVTRMTDQMSASIWELSGR, encoded by the coding sequence ATGCGGCTGCCCCCGGTGCTCGGCGTCCTCGGTGCGGCGGCGGTGATGCTCGCCGGGTGCGCGCAGACGGTCGGCGGCACCGCGGTGTCCAATCCGGCGCAGGGCATCAAACCGCTGCGCGCCGACGACACCGAGCAGGTGCTGATCGGCCCGGCTGCGCTGCACGACATCGTCGGGGTGAAACTCCAGGTCGACGCCGACCAGACCCGGCCCATTCCTGGATCCTCTGCGGTGCCCGCCTGTTCGGCGCTCGACGCCGCCGGCATGGCAGCGTTTCTCGGCGACGAATGGCTGGGACTGCACGTCATGCTGTTCACCGATGGCGACCGGCATGACCACGTCGTTGCCGAGGCCGTCGCGATTTACCCCGAGGCGGCGTCGGCGGCCAGCCAGTTCATGACCGGCACCAAGAACGCCAAGGCGTGTGACGGCCAACGTGCCTTGAGCACCGGCGGAGACGCCGCGTGGAAGTTCACCGTCCCCGACATCACCGCCGACACCGTGCGCTGGAACAAGCAGCAAATCGGTATTCCGTTCAACTGGACCTGCCACGCGGAGGCCAGGCTGCGCAACAACGCCATCGTGCAAGCGATGGCGTGCCAGGGCGACGACGGCGGTCAGGTCACCGTGACGCGGATGACCGACCAGATGTCGGCGAGCATCTGGGAACTCTCCGGTCGCTGA